The sequence below is a genomic window from Selenomonas ruminantium subsp. lactilytica TAM6421.
TACTTAGGATATGGACACTCCTTGAACAACTGTTCCTCAATTTGCGGTACAAGGTCGTCCCGCAAATGGTACTGCTTCATTAAGGCGGTGGCAGCTAAGACCTTTTCTGCCAACTCATGCCACTGCAAAGATGGAATCATCATCACCACTCCAATCAAAAAGGGCAGGTTCGCCCTGCCCACAACCTATCTTGCCTGCTTCTCTTTTGCCAACTGCTCCAACGATTCCTTGAACCTTGTCGGTATCGGTACTCCTGCCTTTGCCGCATTTTCAATAATTGACAGGCTTTCGTTACTGATAAAAAACCACATCACCGCATATTGCATAATTTCTTTACCGACAAGACAGTCAAGCCTATATGCCAGCGACACAAGGAACATGATAATAGCCTTCTTCGCTATGCCCTTGAACCCTCGCTGACTGTTCAACGCCAAATCGGGGTTGATGTATGCTGCAACTACGCCCGTGAGGTAGTCAAGCACCATAATGTAAATCAATGCCTCTAACACTTCGTTCCACCCCATCATTACCGATAACACTGTGCCTATGGTCGCCCATATAGCACCGAAATGTACTTCCATATTCGTCGGCGCGATACCGCGAATAAAACTTAATATACACTCCATAAACTCATCACTCCATTTACTCAAAGTTTAGCTTTTGGATAATTCTACCTGCTTGCATAACATCAGATACAGACAAACACTCAACCGTACTGTTATGGATTAACGTGCGATATTTATTCCAATCTGTACAACTGTAGTCTTTCGACACTAAGCAACAAGTTTTATCATTTGTTTTATAAAGTCCATCACCTGTTACAAAGTATATCCAACCGTCATGTTCACATGCAGAATTGATATAATAACCGTTGTAATTTGTAAAATCAAATATTTTTGTCCCATCATCCATAAAGGTACGGCTGTACGCTCCAAAATCAACCTGTATGCTTCGTTTGAAGTTTCCGTAATAAGATTCCGTTGCAACCGTTTCAATATGATATCTTGCCGTTAATGAGCGT
It includes:
- a CDS encoding phage holin family protein, translated to MECILSFIRGIAPTNMEVHFGAIWATIGTVLSVMMGWNEVLEALIYIMVLDYLTGVVAAYINPDLALNSQRGFKGIAKKAIIMFLVSLAYRLDCLVGKEIMQYAVMWFFISNESLSIIENAAKAGVPIPTRFKESLEQLAKEKQAR